A genome region from Diorhabda carinulata isolate Delta chromosome 2, icDioCari1.1, whole genome shotgun sequence includes the following:
- the LOC130903763 gene encoding microfibril-associated glycoprotein 4-like produces the protein MILFILLSFFISFSESAIFYVKENDRSEETSNLEFFKLLGLKVKANDLDEVISTQFEKNGNANHKFILDLDYVDKKHENHIPDSFDYIEVCKSLVGTSTIPICRLYKNSKGEKKNFPRNCQEILESGNNKSGIYEINPRMSSEPLTVLCDMETKDGGWTHIQKRFDGSQDFYLPWRDYKFGFGDLNGEFWIGLENIYHITGFEVNELLIELTDREHKKAYAQYSVFTIGPEKEGYVLKDLKGFSGDAGDALTPHLKSKFSTHDVDQDENSGNCAALYNGAWWYKSCWESHLNGKYMNKQLSDHYKYHGLEWNGFRGKEYNLAGSRILVRPLSEK, from the exons atgattttattcatattattgtcGTTTTTCATCAGTTTCAGTGAAAGTGCcatattttatgtaaaa GAAAATGATAGAAGCGAagaaacttcaaatttggaGTTTTTCAAACTGCTGGGACTGAAAGTTAAAGCGAATGATTTAGATGAAGTTATCTCAACACAATTTGAGAAAAATGGCAATG CAAACCATAAATTCATATTGGACCTCGATTATGTGGATAAGAAACATGAAAACCACATTCCAGATTCGTTTGATTATATAGAAGTTTGTAAATCTTTAGTTGGCACTAGTACTATACCTATTTGTCGACTGTACAAAAATTCAAaaggagaaaagaaaaattttcctagaaattgtcaagaaattttagaaagtG gAAATAATAAATCAGGTATATACGAAATTAATCCTAGAATGAGTAGTGAACCTTTAACGGTCCTTTGTGACATGGAGACGAAGGATGGAGGCTGGACACATATTCAAAAAAGATTTGACGGATCCCAAGATTTTTATTTACCTTGGAGAGACTACAAATTTGGATTTGGTGATCTCAATGGAGAGTTTTGGATAGGTTTAGAAAACATTTATCATATAACAG GTTTTGAAGTTAACGAACTACTAATTGAATTAACTGATAGAGAACATAAGAAAGCTTACGCGCAATATTCAGTTTTCACCATCGGTCCAGAAAAAGAAGGATACGTTTTAAAAGATCTGAAAGGATTTTCAGGTGATGCAGGAGATGCTTTAACACCACATCTCAAGTCCAAGTTCAGTACGCATGATGTAGATCAAGATGAAAATTCTGGAAATTGCGCAGCATTATATA ATGGAGCTTGGTGGTACAAAAGTTGTTGGGAGAGTCACTTAAATGGTAAATATATGAATAAGCAATTGTCCGATCATTATAAGTATCATGGACTTGAATGGAACGGTTTTAGAGGAAAAGAATACAACCTAGCAGGATCTAGAATATTGGTCCGACCTCTTagtgaaaaatag